In a single window of the Notamacropus eugenii isolate mMacEug1 chromosome 4, mMacEug1.pri_v2, whole genome shotgun sequence genome:
- the FAM110B gene encoding protein FAM110B, with the protein MPTETLQTGSMVKPVSPAVTFTSAVPLRILNKGPDYFRRQAEPNPKRLSAVERLEADKAKYVKSQEVINAKQEPVKPAVLAKPPVCPAAKRALGSPTLKVFNSNAKTESGVQRENLKLEILKNIINSSEGSSSGSGHKHSARNWPPHRSDSAELNRHSFAESLKVYPTQGHSSPQESNSNVSRRLLEHSAESFLHVSHSSSDIRKVSSVKPLKAIPCSSSAPPLPPKPKVAAIATMKSPEIDAVESSCGVSRRPSLQRSKSDLSDRYFRVDADVERFFNYCGLDPEELENLGMENFARANSDIISLNFRSASMISSDCEQSQDSNSDLRNDDSANDRVPYGISAIERNARIIKWLYSIKQARESQKVSHV; encoded by the coding sequence ATGCCTACAGAGACACTACAGACAGGTAGCATGGTGAAACCTGTCAGTCCGGCTGTTACATTCACATCGGCGGTCCCGCTCCGCATCTTGAACAAAGGACCAGACTATTTTCGCAGGCAAGCAGAGCCTAATCCCAAGAGACTTAGCGCAGTGGAAAGATTAGAAGCTGATAAGGCAAAATATGTCAAGAGCCAAGAGGTCATCAATGCCAAACAGGAGCCTGTAAAGCCAGCTGTGCTCGCAAAACCACCTGTCTGCCCTGCTGCAAAGCGAGCCTTGGGCAGCCCTACCCTGAAAGTGTTTAACAGCAATGCAAAGACTGAGAGTGGTGTGCAAAGGGAGAACTTAAAACTTGAGATACTGAAAAACATTATTAATAGTTCTGAAGGCTCCAGCTCAGGTTCAGGTCACAAACACAGTGCCAGAAACTGGCCACCCCACAGGTCAGATTCAGCAGAACTAAACCGACACTCATTTGCAGAATCCCTAAAGGTTTACCCCACGCAGGGCCACAGCAGCCCCCAGGAGAGCAACTCCAATGTGAGCAGAAGACTGCTTGAACACTCAGCGGAGTCCTTCCTGCATGTTTCCCATAGCTCATCGGACATTCGGAAAGTGAGTAGCGTGAAACCTTTAAAAGCAATACCTTGCAGTAGTTCAGCCCCACCGCTGCCCCCCAAACCCAAGGTTGCTGCCATCGCCACAATGAAATCTCCTGAAATAGATGCAGTAGAATCCAGTTGTGGCGTCAGCCGGAGACCCTCCCTGCAGCGATCCAAATCAGACTTAAGTGACAGATACTTTCGTGTGGATGCAGATGTGGAGAGATTCTTTAACTACTGTGGCTTGGATCCCGAAGAGCTTGAAAACCTGGGGATGGAAAACTTTGCAAGGGCTAACTCCGATATAATATCCCTCAACTTTCGCAGTGCAAGCATGATCAGCTCAGACTGTGAACAGTCTCAGGACAGCAACAGCGACCTTAGAAATGACGACAGTGCCAATGACCGTGTGCCATATGGCATTTCTGCAATTGAGAGGAATGCCCGAATCATCAAGTGGTTGTATAGCATCAAGCAAGCAAGAGAGTCACAGAAAGTGTCTCATGTGTGA